CTCTAGATGTGGCTATACTGCACTTTGTTCAAGTCCATTAaactgggggagggggagaaagtATATTTCTCCCTCTTTATTTGGAGGTCCCTACAGCCCACCCTTCTTTTCTTAAAGTGTCTGACTTCGTGGTCTGCATCTGCGTTATCAGACGTGAACATGTCCTTGTtcgcatttaaaattattttagtggGCTTTGAAGGGAGTAAGGCTAGAGTTCAAACTGACCTCTTCTACAGATCCCTGGTCCTGTTCCTGCTGCTCCAGATTTGCTTCCCACTCAGCTGCTTTGGCAACTGGAAATGGGAAGAGGGAGGCATGCAGAGATGGGTACTTGGGAAAAAATGAGAAGATCGCTTCCCCCCACCGGCTTCCTGCTCCCACCGCAAGGTTTGCTGTTTCGTTACAACTAAACTTGCCAATTCTCGGAGCATTTCAGTTTGGCCCAGTCCTCTTTGTCTTCTGGAGACCTCTCGACCAAGACAACGCATCGCCCCAAAGTGAATTCCTGAATTCCTGTGGCATCACTGCCTCTTTGGtggagaaaaagggagggaggggtagaacggggtggaggagggaggagtaGTGAACGCTGCCACACTCgcctctctttttctcccagACATTCGCATGTCTTTTCAACCTCCAGGTTCTGCAAAATACTGAGGAAAAGTCCAGGGGCTAACGGCGGGCGCTGTCGAGCACGGGGAGGTGCTGAAATAGTCCTGGCGTGCTGATCCAAGCTTTGATTGGCAGAGCCAGCCAGTGACTGACAGGGGGTCTCCATGGCGCCCACGCCGCCAATCCGCCCACCCCAATAGCGGAGCCAGCTCGCCTGCCTGCTTGCGTGAGCCGAGCCGAGCCCGAACTCCAAGCCGCGGAGCCAGCACCTCCTCCAGTCGGGGTCGCCCGCTCCCGGCCGTTGCGCCACCGCCGCCACCCGGTAGTGTGTCCCCGCTGCTCCAATTCGCCTCATCAACAAGAGCCTGGCACACTCAGCCAGGCCCGCGGGCATCTGCTGCGTGTCCCGCTCCGGGCTCAGTGCCCTCGCCGCCGCCGGCCCTGCCTCGATGTTCCAGCTGCCCATCTTGAATTTCAGCCCCCAGCAAGTGGCCGGGGTATGCGAGACCCTGGAAGAGAGCGGCGATGTGGAGCGCCTGGGTCGCTTCCTCTGGTCGCTGCCCGTGGCCCCTGCGGCTTGCGAGGCCCTCAACAAGAATGAGTCGGTGCTGCGCGCACGAGCCATCGTGGCCTTTCACGGTGGCAACTACCGCGAGCTCTATCATATCCTGGAAAACCACAAGTTCACCAAGGAGTCGCACGCCAAGCTGCAGGCGCTGTGGCTTGAAGCACActaccaggaggctgagaagCTGCGTGGAAGGCCCCTGGGACCGGTGGACAAGTACCGAGTAAGGAAGAAGTTCCCGCTGCCGCGCACCATTTGGGACGGCGAACAGAAGACACACTGCTTCAAGGAGCGCACGCGACACCTGCTACGCGAGTGGTACCTGCAGGATCCATACCCTAACCCCAGCAAAAAGCGTGAGCTCGCCCAGGCAACCGGACTGACCCCTACGCAGGTGGGCAACTGGTTCAAAAACCGCCGACAAAGGGACCGAGCGGCTGCAGCCAAGAACAGGTCGGTACCTAGAGGCCTCCGCTCTTTACGCGCACCGGGGAGGAGGCGGGTGGAGGCAACTCTGGCTCCCTTACCAAGTCCCTAGCGACTCCAATTCAGGAGTTGGGAGCGCGGTCTGTCTCGGGTTAAGAGCCCACTGCGTTCTGGGCTCCTGGCAGGGAGTTCCCTTGCCGGCTCTGCTTCCCCACCCGCTGGTTGCCCACGCCTGCGGGCAGCTGCAGCAGCTGGTCCCGGTCACCAAACCAAGGCTTCACTGGgacagagaggggaagagaaataaaaaattaaaatcctacAAACAATTAGGGACCCCAAGACCCAAAGCTAATTCTTGTCAGCCTGGGCACAGGCTCCTACTATTAATCGAAGCCTGGCTTATTAGCAATGTGTCGGTTTCATGTTAATTATCATTTTCAAAGCCCAGGTATATCCCTCCCTAATGCTTTGAAAACAGTTTTCAATGAACTTTTGAGAGATGGGAAGTCGAGTTTTCCTCTTCCCATGCGCTGCCTGCCACCCTTGTCTTAAAACAGCAAACTAGTCGGTGGGCCGAGGCTTTTCGTTTCCCGGAGTGTGGATCTCGATTAGCCAAACATTTTGCGGAAGAGCCCGGCCTCATCCCCCAGGCCCAAATGCTCCTTACAATCCTTTTTGCCTTTAGGTCGGGCCGACCCGATCCAACGCGATCGCGGGAGCACTTGCTCAGGCGTAAGCCCCAGGGAGACGCACCATTAGAAATGGTATCCCATGTCCCTGGGACCGATCTGTCCTTGTCACCCACGCTTCGTTTATTTCCTGACAGTCCTGTAAATCTCCCAAAAGTGCACAACAAGCGGGCAGGACACTGCAAGCCCAGGATATAAAAGACCTGGGAGCTGGGGCGCTGAGAAAGGGCGCGAATGATGGTGGAGCACAACAGTAGGGACCCGCGGAGGGGCGGCTGCGGACTCCTGCCCGACCTCTGTCGCCTTGCCGAGTAATCCTCGCCTTAACTGCTTGGGTCTTCGGAAGAGCCTCTAGCCGCCGGGCTGGAGGGACGCAGGAGGTGGTGGGGGCGGGCGACGAGCGGCTGTGTTACGAGCTGTGACCCGTGTTCCCTTTCTTCCCCGTAGACTCCAGCAGCAGGTCCTGTCACAGGGCTCCGGGCGGGCACTACGGGCGGAGGGCGACGGCACGCCAGAGGTGCTGGGCGTCGCCGCCAGCCCGGCCGCCAGTCTATCCAGCAAGGCGGCCACTTCAGCCATCTCCATCACATCCAGCGACAGCGAGTGCGACATCTGAGTTGCCCATCCAGGATGCTCAGAAGCAGATTCCAGTGTAAAAacgagaaaaacaaaatgaaagagggaaagaagatgAGAGACCTGCAAATCCGGCGCCAGAAAAGCCAGGTGACCAGGGACCCGCGGGCTCGGGTTGCCGTTTCCCGCCCCACCCCGTGGCCGGCCTGGCTCCATTGGCGCCCTTTGGCCGCGACCACGGGAACCCGCGGTGAGGCCTGACCCAGCACCACGTTCTTCTTGCTTTGCTTTTTCCTAAGGATTTTGCTGCAAAGTCGCCTTCGGAACCCGAACTGCAAGCTGAGCGCCTGCCCAGATTCTCCCATGGGTATTTCACGTCGAAAGGACGctgttacatatgtataacttttgctttaaagttttttttttaacaaaacatatatatgctgtttatttacttatttaagagACCGCCATGGTAGGTTTCTCTGTAGCTTGGGGAACTTGCTGTTTCTAAACATGCAGGCTGGTGGTGATGGGTTCTGTGTGAAGAAGCCAAACAATAAAACGACCTAGTGGGCAACCTTCTTAATTAAGGgagctgctctcaaattccttttcttcttattattattaagatCATTCCCTTCACCAGGCATGCAGGGACCCTTGAGCAAATGGTCTCCGGAAGGTCTTATCTATACGTCTTTTGCCTTCTTTGGTACTTCCTGGTATATGTTTTAAACAACCTACGGTAGGTCTATAACCACCTCCCACGTCAAATtacatgtatgtgcatatatatatgtacctatacaaacatatgtatgtatgcatacacgTGATATATTTAAGGCTAGAAATTGGCAACATGTGAGCGTCCTCTCTAAGGCAAGTCCCCGTATCCCCAGCACAGGTAATTATGGCTTGTCCACTTGACACTCGTTTACATGAAGTGTCAACAGCTTTCAGGAGCAATTTAGGAAGCCAAACTCTGGGACTCAATAAGTGAGTCctattttctaaaaatgcaaaactatccTGACTCAGGCTCTGCAGCAAGAAAGGCTTTCTATCTCCTTCGAGGACCCCTCCAATACAAAAGCAGCAGGCACCCATGATCATGCTAGAGTGAGCATATACTGCATTTAGGATTGagctattattaaaataagacaaaagatGATAGAAGAGGTTGTAAATAATTAGACTAACATCTTCTTACTGCAGAATTGGGTTTTAATCAAATGAATGGTTTTTAACAAGAGGGATACTGAGATGGGGAAAGGATGTAATCATGTCACATACTGAGGGTAAAACAAGGCTGTAGAAATAAGTggcattttaaaaacctaatctCCGAATTAAGCATAGAACAAGTCATCAAGGGCCTCATTGTCCTGGTAATGGCCtcgattaaaatataaaatatttttagcatttaatttttcctcgtgcacatgcatgtgtgcacctACACATGAACAAATGCATGCATATACAACGCAAAAACATCTACCATCTTTGcactaagaaaataaatgctAGCCAGAGTCTCTAATTTTGTTCCTAGTGAAACAGATTGCATATTATAAAATTTGACATTGATCTTTAAATCACTTGAGCTGACTTCCCTCTTTACTGTCCCCATCCCCCAATTACAGCCTTTTCCATTTGCCTTCCTGTCCTTAGAAGATGTTCTTTGGATCAGAAGCCTGCTAACTTCTTTAGGCAGAAGTGCCAAAGcgcaaaccaaacaaaaataagtgaAGTCATGGAAGACAAAAAGCAGCCAAACGGCAAGATAGACAATGGAAGCCCAGGACAGAGTAAGGGCTGATTTTTGGTTTCTAAATCGCTTGAATAGATTTGGCTCATTTGGGCTTTATAAATGTTGTCCTTGTGTATGGTGGCCCTTATCCAGAGAATTCTTGAAAATCAAAACTCTCTTGTACAAGAGCTTTACATGGAAGGAGTGGGTAAGTTTTCGTGATAAAACTGGTGTTCCTTCCAAAAGCAAGCAAAAGACCTCCTGTGGGTCCTGAAAGGCTCCCATGGTAGAGCTTCCTCAATACTTAATTTTGTTTCCTAGAGCCCCAGGTAGTTCCTAGAATGCCAACAAGGGGCTGGCGAGGACTAGAGTGAGGCCAGGAGGGGACTCACTGTCAAGGTTATGCAAGTGCAGCAAGTGCAAGGCACCTGAGATTCagtgcctccttaaattttgcacTCTTTAAGTGCCTCCCTTGCCTCATCCTAGTCCTTAATCTGCCAAGGAGTAGCCACGGATATCCACTCTTGTTCCCCAGCCCCACGCCACCCTAGCTATGGGGCTGTCCAGAACCAGTGTTTGGAGAAGTTTGTTGGCAAATTTTCTCTTAAGTTTATGCTCCAGGTCCGAGAGGGATGGGAAATAACTAATTAGTGGAATAATGTAAAAGAATTTGAGATTCTAAAAATCCCACTCCACCCACCCCTTCAAATGATAcctaaaagcagaagaaaatgtcCATTCCGCAGTGTCAAGAAAATAGGGTAACTAAGAAACTAAGCTTTctctttacaaaataatttttaagtgacaGTTTATTGCTTGGACAAAAAGAGAAGACCAAACAGTGATGGGGCATTTTTAATTCCTGCTTTGACAAAAGCCTTTAAACTACAGCTACCATTTACTTAAATTAACAAGCTGCCTACATTTTAAAGCAGCTATTCTGTTTCAACAACCTGGAGATTTATTTATCTAATTTCACTTTAGAATCTTAAAGGGGTGACACATTGCTtgtaagtttttttaaatgtttgtctgAAATGTGATGGCACCTGTGAATAACCAATTCTTTGGTGACCACATGTTGGAAATTAGTCCAGATCTTcacagagatttattttattttaatctttccaATCTTCCCAAGGACATTTAAAGGGtttctttttaagactttttCCATATCAGCTTCATTCTGGTCTTCAgggttttgggggaaaaaaaaaaatccaggtagcGGCAAGGCTGAAGGTTTCTGAATTTGGCAAAATCTCTATATAATgggtttccttcctttcttttcctgcaATTATTCTGTCACAATTGCCCAAAAAGCAGCTACTCC
The genomic region above belongs to Pongo pygmaeus isolate AG05252 chromosome 15, NHGRI_mPonPyg2-v2.0_pri, whole genome shotgun sequence and contains:
- the SIX6 gene encoding homeobox protein SIX6 → MFQLPILNFSPQQVAGVCETLEESGDVERLGRFLWSLPVAPAACEALNKNESVLRARAIVAFHGGNYRELYHILENHKFTKESHAKLQALWLEAHYQEAEKLRGRPLGPVDKYRVRKKFPLPRTIWDGEQKTHCFKERTRHLLREWYLQDPYPNPSKKRELAQATGLTPTQVGNWFKNRRQRDRAAAAKNRLQQQVLSQGSGRALRAEGDGTPEVLGVAASPAASLSSKAATSAISITSSDSECDI